One genomic region from Alteromonas pelagimontana encodes:
- the ettA gene encoding energy-dependent translational throttle protein EttA, translating into MSQYVYSMHRVGKIVPPNRQILKDISLSFFPGAKIGVLGLNGAGKSTLLRIMAGIDTDIEGEARPQPGLKIGYLPQEPHLDETKDVRGNIEEAVADVTHALKRIDEVYAAYADPDADFDALAKEQGELEAIIQAKDGHNLENSLERAADALRLPPWDADVSKLSGGERRRVALCRLLLEKPDMLLLDEPTNHLDAESVAWLERFLHDYEGTVVAITHDRYFLDNVAGWILELDRGQGIPWEGNYSSWLEQKENRLQQEERTESARQKSMKQELEWVRSNPKGRHAKSKARMARFEEMSTTDYQKRNETNELFIPPGERLGDKVIDVSGLKKSYGDRVLIDDMTFSVPKGAIVGIVGPNGAGKSTLFRMLTGQEQADAGTIDIGETVRIASVEQFRDHMNEKNTVWKEISNDQDIIRIGNFEINSRAYCSRFNFKGNDQQKFIKDLSGGERNRVHLAKLLKAGGNVLLLDEPTNDLDVETLRALENSLLEFPGCAMVISHDRWFLDRVATHIMDYRDEGSINFFEGNYTDYEEWLKGTYGQAAVEPHRLKYKRMTK; encoded by the coding sequence ATGTCACAATACGTTTATTCTATGCATCGGGTGGGCAAAATTGTCCCGCCTAATCGTCAAATTTTAAAAGACATTTCGTTAAGTTTTTTCCCTGGTGCAAAAATTGGTGTGCTGGGTCTCAATGGTGCGGGTAAATCTACCCTGCTTCGCATTATGGCCGGTATTGATACCGACATTGAAGGCGAAGCCCGTCCTCAGCCGGGTTTGAAAATCGGCTACCTGCCGCAAGAACCCCATCTGGATGAAACCAAAGATGTGCGCGGCAACATTGAAGAAGCAGTGGCCGATGTCACCCATGCGCTCAAACGGATTGACGAAGTTTATGCGGCCTATGCAGATCCAGATGCCGATTTTGATGCCCTGGCAAAAGAGCAAGGCGAACTGGAAGCAATAATCCAGGCAAAAGATGGTCACAACCTGGAAAACTCATTGGAGCGCGCCGCTGATGCATTACGTCTGCCTCCTTGGGATGCCGATGTCAGCAAATTGTCCGGTGGCGAACGCCGCAGAGTAGCGCTTTGTCGTCTGTTACTCGAAAAGCCTGACATGCTATTGCTGGATGAACCTACCAACCACCTCGACGCTGAATCGGTGGCGTGGCTCGAACGCTTTTTGCACGACTATGAGGGCACTGTGGTAGCCATTACTCACGACCGTTACTTTTTAGATAATGTTGCGGGCTGGATTTTGGAACTGGACCGCGGACAAGGCATTCCATGGGAAGGTAATTACTCTTCATGGTTGGAGCAAAAAGAAAACCGTTTGCAGCAGGAAGAACGGACTGAAAGTGCTCGCCAGAAGTCAATGAAGCAGGAATTGGAATGGGTGCGATCAAATCCCAAAGGCAGACACGCGAAAAGTAAAGCGAGGATGGCTCGGTTTGAGGAAATGTCTACGACAGATTACCAAAAGCGTAATGAAACGAACGAACTTTTCATTCCTCCCGGGGAGCGTCTGGGCGATAAAGTTATTGACGTTAGCGGGCTGAAAAAGTCCTACGGCGATCGGGTACTGATCGACGACATGACATTTTCTGTTCCTAAAGGCGCGATAGTGGGCATTGTCGGTCCAAACGGTGCCGGTAAATCAACGCTGTTTCGTATGCTGACAGGCCAGGAACAAGCGGACGCGGGCACAATTGATATTGGCGAAACGGTTCGCATTGCCAGTGTTGAACAGTTCCGCGATCATATGAATGAAAAAAATACGGTATGGAAGGAAATTTCGAACGATCAGGACATTATCCGCATTGGTAATTTTGAAATTAACAGCCGCGCGTATTGTAGCCGCTTTAACTTCAAGGGCAATGACCAGCAAAAATTTATCAAGGATTTATCCGGCGGAGAACGTAACCGAGTACATCTGGCGAAGCTGTTAAAAGCAGGTGGAAATGTGCTGTTACTCGATGAGCCAACCAATGATTTGGACGTGGAAACCTTGCGGGCGCTGGAAAATTCACTGCTCGAGTTTCCGGGTTGCGCTATGGTGATTTCCCATGACCGTTGGTTTTTGGACCGCGTCGCAACGCATATTATGGATTATCGTGATGAAGGGAGTATTAATTTCTTCGAAGGTAATTATACTGATTACGAAGAATGGCTGAAAGGCACTTATGGCCAGGCTGCAGTAGAGCCACACCGCCTCAAATACAAACGCATGACCAAATAA
- the lpxD gene encoding UDP-3-O-(3-hydroxymyristoyl)glucosamine N-acyltransferase: MTAFNKRVYTLSELAAHAGGEVSGNGDAQISAVGTLAQSQSHQISFLTNTKYKPQLARTKAGAVILHESMKGDCPVPALVHKNPHAAFARIAQLFDTTPAVTTGVADSAIVAASAAVGANVSLGHHVIIEDNVVLGDNVVIGANAIIRKGARIGENTVIYPSVTIYHDVVIGKRVTIHSQTVIGAAGFGYANDSGTWLPIPQTGSVQIGDDSQIGALSSIDRGAMEDTLIGKNVIIDNQVQVGHNCIIEDHSCICGATGIAGSVHIGKHVIIGGGVGINGHISICDNVQVTGYTMIVQDITEPGLYSSGQPAMKNRDWRKNTVRLRQIDTLFERVKALEKQ, from the coding sequence ATGACCGCATTTAACAAACGTGTTTACACCTTATCGGAGCTAGCGGCGCATGCAGGCGGTGAAGTATCAGGAAACGGCGACGCACAGATCTCAGCAGTTGGTACGCTCGCGCAATCCCAGTCACACCAGATATCCTTTTTAACCAATACCAAATACAAACCCCAGTTAGCCCGAACGAAGGCTGGCGCAGTCATTTTGCATGAAAGTATGAAGGGAGACTGTCCGGTCCCTGCACTTGTCCATAAAAATCCCCACGCCGCTTTTGCTCGTATCGCTCAGCTTTTCGATACCACGCCAGCGGTAACAACTGGCGTGGCAGATTCGGCAATTGTGGCGGCTTCAGCGGCGGTGGGTGCCAATGTTTCACTAGGGCATCATGTTATTATTGAAGACAATGTTGTGCTGGGCGACAACGTCGTAATCGGCGCAAATGCCATCATTCGTAAAGGCGCAAGAATCGGCGAAAATACGGTAATTTACCCGAGTGTGACTATCTATCACGATGTGGTTATCGGTAAACGGGTGACAATACATAGCCAGACGGTCATTGGTGCCGCAGGTTTTGGCTATGCGAATGACAGCGGGACCTGGCTACCGATTCCCCAGACCGGGTCGGTACAGATTGGTGATGACAGTCAAATCGGTGCCTTAAGCAGTATTGATCGGGGAGCTATGGAAGATACCTTGATTGGCAAAAATGTCATCATCGATAATCAGGTTCAGGTTGGGCACAATTGCATTATTGAAGACCATTCCTGCATTTGTGGCGCAACAGGGATTGCAGGGAGTGTGCATATTGGCAAACATGTCATTATCGGTGGCGGTGTGGGAATAAACGGCCATATCAGCATTTGTGATAACGTGCAGGTTACCGGCTATACCATGATTGTTCAGGATATTACTGAACCGGGTTTATATTCATCAGGTCAGCCAGCAATGAAAAACCGTGACTGGCGTAAAAACACCGTACGGCTACGTCAAATTGATACATTATTTGAGCGTGTAAAGGCGCTGGAAAAGCAATAG
- the glyA gene encoding serine hydroxymethyltransferase, protein MFSREMTIADFDPELAQAIAKENERQEHHIELIASENYCSPRVMEAQGTQLTNKYAEGYPGKRYYGGCENVDVVEQLAIDRAKQLFGADFANVQPHSGSQANAAAFMALLEAGDTVLGMSLSEGGHLTHGSHVNFSGKTYNAVQYGLNDETGEIDYDQVAALAEEHKPKMIIGGFSAYSGIVDWQRFREIADSVGAYLLVDMAHVAGLIAAGVYPNPLPHAHVVTTTTHKTLAGPRSGLILSSCGDETIYKKLNSSVFPGNQGGPLCHVIAAKAVAFKEALQPEFKEYQQQVVKNAKAMVAVMQDRGYKIVSGGTENHLFLLDLIDKDITGKDADAALGRANITVNKNSVPNDPRSPFVTSGLRIGSPAITRRGFKEDEAKQVANWISDILDNLGDESVVDRVRSEVVALCEKFPVYG, encoded by the coding sequence ATGTTTTCTCGTGAAATGACAATTGCGGATTTCGATCCTGAATTAGCACAAGCCATTGCTAAAGAGAATGAGCGTCAAGAACATCATATTGAACTGATTGCCTCAGAAAACTACTGTAGTCCACGAGTGATGGAAGCGCAGGGCACCCAGTTAACCAACAAGTATGCCGAAGGTTATCCGGGCAAACGTTATTACGGCGGTTGTGAGAATGTCGATGTGGTTGAACAATTAGCCATCGACCGCGCTAAGCAATTGTTCGGCGCTGATTTCGCGAATGTGCAGCCTCACTCAGGTTCTCAAGCCAACGCCGCAGCTTTTATGGCGTTGCTTGAGGCGGGTGATACTGTGTTAGGCATGAGCTTGTCTGAAGGTGGTCATTTAACTCATGGCTCGCATGTTAACTTTTCTGGTAAAACCTATAATGCAGTTCAGTATGGTTTAAACGACGAAACCGGTGAAATTGATTACGATCAGGTTGCAGCGCTCGCTGAAGAGCATAAGCCTAAAATGATTATCGGCGGTTTTTCTGCGTATTCAGGCATAGTGGATTGGCAGCGGTTCCGCGAAATTGCTGATTCAGTTGGGGCTTATCTGCTGGTAGATATGGCTCATGTTGCTGGTTTGATTGCGGCTGGCGTCTATCCGAATCCTTTACCCCACGCACACGTTGTGACCACTACCACGCATAAAACGTTAGCAGGTCCTCGCAGCGGTTTGATTTTATCATCCTGCGGTGACGAAACGATTTATAAAAAACTGAACAGTTCTGTCTTTCCCGGCAATCAGGGCGGTCCGCTGTGTCATGTTATTGCTGCAAAAGCCGTGGCGTTTAAAGAAGCGCTACAGCCCGAGTTCAAAGAGTACCAGCAACAAGTGGTAAAAAATGCCAAGGCTATGGTTGCTGTTATGCAGGACCGTGGCTATAAGATTGTTTCCGGTGGTACTGAAAATCATTTGTTCCTGTTGGACCTGATTGACAAAGATATCACTGGTAAAGACGCTGATGCCGCACTGGGTCGAGCCAATATTACGGTGAATAAAAACTCTGTTCCTAACGATCCACGCTCACCTTTTGTCACTAGTGGCTTACGTATTGGTAGTCCGGCTATCACCCGTCGTGGCTTCAAAGAAGACGAAGCGAAACAAGTGGCCAACTGGATTAGCGACATACTTGATAATCTTGGCGATGAAAGTGTTGTCGATCGGGTGCGCAGTGAAGTTGTCGCGCTGTGCGAGAAGTTCCCTGTTTACGGCTAA
- the nrdR gene encoding transcriptional regulator NrdR, with the protein MFCPFCSAQETKVIDSRLVAEGHQVRRRRECVMCHERFTTFESAELVMPRVIKRDGSREPFNEEKLRAGLQRALEKRPVSTEKVEQCVLSLKSKLRATGEREVSSQFLGNLIMSALKELDKVAYVRFASVYRSFEDIREFGEEIARLGD; encoded by the coding sequence ATGTTTTGCCCATTTTGCTCAGCTCAGGAAACGAAAGTTATCGACTCTCGCTTGGTTGCGGAAGGGCATCAGGTACGTCGTCGTCGTGAATGTGTGATGTGCCATGAGCGTTTTACCACCTTTGAAAGCGCTGAACTGGTTATGCCTCGTGTTATCAAGCGAGACGGTTCGCGCGAACCTTTCAATGAGGAGAAACTGCGAGCAGGTTTGCAGCGCGCGTTGGAAAAACGTCCGGTGAGTACCGAAAAAGTCGAGCAATGTGTGCTTTCTTTAAAGTCGAAGTTACGGGCTACTGGTGAACGTGAAGTATCGAGCCAGTTTCTGGGAAATCTGATAATGAGCGCACTGAAAGAGCTGGATAAAGTCGCGTATGTGCGGTTTGCTTCAGTTTATCGCTCGTTTGAAGATATTCGTGAATTTGGTGAAGAAATCGCCCGGTTAGGGGATTGA
- the ribD gene encoding bifunctional diaminohydroxyphosphoribosylaminopyrimidine deaminase/5-amino-6-(5-phosphoribosylamino)uracil reductase RibD, with protein MKTSEIPQNTNAVQTDYLWMAEAIKLARKGHYTTSPNPAVGCVIIDSNGNKCGTGFHLRAGTPHAEVHALQEAGASAKGATAYVTLEPCSHFGRTPPCAEALIKAGVKRVVVAMTDPNPRVSGRGIEKLQAAGIEVTSGILAAEAATLNRGFIKRMVTGKPFVTVKVAASIDGKIALANGVSQWITGPEARQDVQRHRAASCAVLTGSGTAKADNPSLLVRPGQAALDHYPLAEIRQPLRIVVDSNLSLPPDLRLFHDGFPTIVATCIHDSARLSDLVLPRKNRHIDVNALMQALGERQLNEVWVEAGPGLSGALFQAGEVDELIVYQAPKLLGSEGKSMLALPAFTSLDETFQMQLLDSRQLGNDIKMTYRVR; from the coding sequence ATGAAAACTAGCGAAATTCCTCAGAATACTAACGCCGTTCAAACCGATTATTTGTGGATGGCAGAAGCCATTAAGCTCGCCCGTAAAGGACACTATACCACTTCTCCAAACCCCGCCGTTGGCTGTGTAATCATTGATAGCAATGGAAATAAATGCGGGACAGGTTTCCATCTTCGAGCGGGTACGCCGCATGCCGAGGTCCACGCGTTGCAGGAAGCCGGCGCATCAGCAAAAGGTGCCACTGCCTACGTCACACTCGAACCCTGTAGTCATTTTGGTCGCACTCCTCCCTGTGCTGAAGCCCTAATTAAGGCAGGCGTAAAGCGGGTGGTTGTGGCAATGACTGATCCTAACCCCCGTGTAAGCGGGCGGGGTATAGAGAAATTACAAGCGGCAGGTATTGAGGTGACTTCAGGTATACTTGCCGCTGAGGCGGCTACCCTCAATCGCGGTTTTATTAAAAGAATGGTGACCGGAAAGCCTTTTGTTACTGTTAAAGTAGCTGCCAGCATTGATGGTAAAATTGCATTAGCAAACGGCGTGAGCCAGTGGATAACCGGGCCGGAAGCACGTCAGGATGTGCAGCGTCACCGAGCTGCCAGTTGCGCGGTATTAACGGGTTCTGGCACCGCAAAAGCAGATAACCCGAGTTTGTTAGTCAGGCCCGGGCAAGCGGCGCTAGATCATTATCCCCTTGCCGAAATCCGCCAGCCACTACGCATCGTTGTCGATAGTAATTTATCTTTGCCGCCTGACCTGCGACTTTTTCACGACGGCTTTCCCACTATTGTTGCGACCTGTATACATGACTCAGCCAGATTATCTGATTTGGTGTTACCAAGAAAAAACCGTCACATTGATGTAAACGCGCTAATGCAGGCGCTAGGGGAACGGCAGTTAAATGAAGTTTGGGTTGAGGCGGGACCAGGACTGAGTGGCGCGTTGTTTCAGGCTGGCGAGGTCGATGAACTTATTGTTTATCAAGCGCCTAAGCTATTAGGTAGCGAAGGTAAATCTATGCTCGCCCTGCCTGCGTTCACTTCACTTGATGAAACTTTTCAAATGCAGTTGCTGGATAGTCGCCAGCTCGGCAATGATATTAAAATGACCTACCGCGTTAGGTAG
- a CDS encoding riboflavin synthase → MFTGIIQALGSISRLDRRGENIRLTVSCGKLDMADVALGDSIATNGVCLTVVEFGKDYYCADVSAETIKHTAFAQYQSGSKVNLEKAMRPTDRFGGHIVSGHVDGVGNVSNVIHRNNYVEIWVEAPSDLAKYIAHKGSITVDGVSLTVNDVNGAEFMLWIIPHTLQETVIGTYKSGSKVNLEVDVIARYLERLMMGDKAARPQASSIDMAFLAENGFLRK, encoded by the coding sequence ATGTTTACTGGAATAATACAGGCGCTGGGAAGTATCAGTCGTTTAGACAGGCGGGGCGAGAATATTCGTCTTACGGTATCTTGTGGAAAGCTGGATATGGCCGATGTTGCTTTGGGCGATAGTATAGCGACCAATGGCGTTTGCCTGACCGTAGTGGAATTTGGCAAGGATTATTACTGCGCCGATGTCTCGGCTGAGACCATCAAACATACCGCCTTTGCACAATATCAATCAGGTTCGAAGGTAAATTTAGAAAAAGCTATGCGGCCCACGGACCGTTTTGGTGGCCACATTGTTTCCGGCCATGTTGATGGTGTAGGCAATGTCAGCAACGTGATCCACCGTAACAATTATGTAGAAATCTGGGTTGAAGCCCCCAGTGATTTAGCCAAATATATTGCTCATAAAGGCAGTATCACCGTTGATGGTGTCAGCTTAACGGTGAACGATGTAAATGGCGCCGAGTTTATGCTCTGGATAATCCCTCACACGTTACAGGAAACAGTCATAGGCACGTATAAATCAGGGAGTAAAGTGAATCTTGAAGTCGACGTAATCGCGCGATATCTAGAACGTCTGATGATGGGGGACAAGGCAGCCAGACCTCAAGCCAGTTCAATAGATATGGCTTTTTTAGCAGAAAATGGTTTTTTACGAAAATGA
- the ribBA gene encoding bifunctional 3,4-dihydroxy-2-butanone-4-phosphate synthase/GTP cyclohydrolase II: protein MAFNTTAEIIEDIRQGKMVILMDDEDRENEGDLIMAAEHVTPEAINFMATHARGLICLPMTQERCKRLNLPLMVDKNGAQFSTNFTVSIEAARNVTTGISAADRATTILAAVGANAKASDIVQPGHIFPLIAKEGGVLNRAGHTEAGVDLARLAGCEPAAAIVEVLKDDGSMARRPELEDFAKKHNLKIGTIADLIEYRNLNETTIEKVAQCQLPTEYGEFELHTYKDIIDNQIHFALKKGDISENEPTLVRVHLHNTLSDLLGSTRSINRSMTLPEAMQRIAQEGGVLVLLGKEEHLESQVRRFAAEDRGDQPEGQTWQGSSRTVGIGSQILATLGVKKMRLLSKPIKYHALSGFGLEVVEYIYQ from the coding sequence ATGGCATTTAATACAACTGCAGAAATAATTGAAGACATCCGTCAGGGAAAAATGGTTATCTTGATGGATGATGAAGATCGGGAAAACGAGGGTGATTTGATCATGGCAGCAGAGCATGTGACACCCGAAGCTATAAATTTTATGGCTACCCATGCAAGAGGGCTCATTTGCCTGCCAATGACACAAGAGCGTTGTAAGCGTCTTAATTTGCCTTTAATGGTGGATAAAAACGGCGCGCAGTTTTCTACTAATTTTACCGTTTCCATTGAAGCTGCCCGTAATGTAACGACGGGAATTTCCGCAGCCGACAGAGCCACTACTATATTGGCCGCTGTGGGGGCAAACGCAAAAGCCTCGGATATAGTGCAACCCGGCCACATTTTTCCTCTCATTGCTAAAGAAGGTGGCGTCCTGAATCGTGCTGGTCATACCGAAGCGGGTGTGGATCTGGCACGCTTAGCAGGATGTGAACCTGCCGCAGCCATCGTGGAGGTGCTTAAAGACGATGGTTCTATGGCGCGCCGACCGGAATTGGAAGACTTTGCGAAAAAGCACAATTTAAAGATAGGTACTATTGCTGATTTAATTGAATATCGAAATCTTAACGAAACCACGATCGAAAAAGTGGCTCAGTGTCAGCTACCGACAGAATACGGCGAATTCGAACTACATACCTACAAAGACATTATCGATAACCAAATTCATTTTGCGCTTAAGAAAGGCGATATTTCTGAAAACGAGCCTACGCTGGTGCGTGTCCATCTTCATAATACTTTAAGCGATTTGCTCGGTTCCACCCGTTCAATAAATCGTTCAATGACGTTACCCGAAGCCATGCAGCGTATTGCTCAGGAAGGAGGCGTACTGGTGCTTCTTGGGAAAGAGGAACATCTTGAAAGTCAGGTGCGTCGTTTTGCCGCAGAGGATCGCGGTGACCAACCTGAGGGGCAAACGTGGCAAGGGTCTTCGCGCACAGTAGGCATTGGCAGTCAGATTTTAGCCACGCTGGGAGTGAAAAAGATGCGTCTATTGAGTAAGCCAATCAAATACCATGCGCTTTCCGGCTTCGGACTGGAAGTCGTCGAATATATTTATCAATAA
- the ribH gene encoding 6,7-dimethyl-8-ribityllumazine synthase, whose translation MQVIEGNIRATGKKFAIVVSRFNSFVVESLLEGALDTLERHGEVSDGDITLVRVPGAYELPVAAKKIAEKGGYDAIIALGAVIRGGTPHFDFVAGECNKGLAQVSLEFGIPVSFGVITTDSIEQAIERSGTKAGNKGSEAALGALEMVNVMSALDNL comes from the coding sequence ATGCAGGTGATTGAAGGTAACATCAGAGCAACAGGTAAGAAGTTTGCCATTGTTGTATCACGCTTTAACAGTTTCGTGGTTGAAAGCCTGCTTGAAGGGGCGTTAGATACTCTTGAACGCCATGGTGAAGTGAGCGATGGGGATATTACGCTGGTGCGCGTACCTGGTGCTTATGAGCTTCCGGTAGCGGCGAAAAAAATAGCTGAAAAAGGGGGCTATGATGCAATTATTGCCCTTGGTGCAGTCATCCGCGGCGGAACGCCTCATTTTGATTTCGTTGCAGGAGAATGTAACAAAGGTCTGGCTCAGGTCTCTCTCGAATTCGGAATCCCGGTTTCTTTTGGGGTAATCACTACCGATTCTATTGAGCAGGCAATTGAACGCTCAGGAACTAAAGCAGGTAATAAAGGTTCTGAAGCTGCATTAGGCGCTCTGGAAATGGTCAATGTTATGTCAGCCCTCGATAACCTTTAA
- the nusB gene encoding transcription antitermination factor NusB, with the protein MKVSARRKARELALQGVYSWQMSKNPIDQIELALATSNDMQKVDMVYFQSLLRGVAKNVSKLDAAIKPYLGRLPEELDPIEKAILRLAAFELTERMDVPYRVIINEAIELAKTYGAEESHKFINGSLDKAVKTLRQNER; encoded by the coding sequence GTGAAAGTTTCAGCACGTCGTAAAGCTCGCGAACTTGCCTTGCAGGGTGTCTATTCCTGGCAAATGAGTAAAAACCCTATTGATCAAATCGAGCTGGCATTGGCTACCAGCAATGATATGCAAAAAGTAGATATGGTTTATTTTCAGTCATTGCTGCGGGGAGTCGCGAAAAATGTCAGTAAACTGGATGCCGCTATTAAGCCATATTTAGGCAGATTGCCCGAAGAGTTAGATCCAATTGAAAAAGCTATATTGCGTTTAGCTGCTTTTGAATTAACTGAACGCATGGATGTGCCCTATCGTGTAATCATTAATGAGGCTATTGAATTGGCCAAGACTTATGGCGCAGAAGAAAGCCATAAGTTTATTAATGGTTCGTTGGATAAAGCGGTGAAAACGCTGCGTCAAAATGAGCGCTGA
- the thiL gene encoding thiamine-phosphate kinase: MKEFDLIGRYFAGGGHQRKDVLVGIGDDCAVTTVAENQHLAITTDTLVGGIHFFESAPAKSVAYKAVAVNLSDLAAMGAEPAWISLSLSLPKIDENWLADFAEGLYELTRYYSVQLIGGDTVHGPMAMTITAQGFIPPENALKRSTAKPGDWIYVTGTLGDAGAGLGILSGEIETTAQNRDYLVNRHYFPTPRVAVGTALRRTASSCIDISDGLLADLGHILKASGCGATVHVDRLPLSRQLTECLGEGKAREFALTAGDDYELAFTVNEEQRGHLETSLSSTNVKATCIGQITGHSGKLELKLEDAPYPMPSKSGFEHEF; the protein is encoded by the coding sequence GTGAAAGAATTCGATTTAATCGGCCGCTACTTTGCAGGTGGCGGCCATCAGCGTAAGGATGTGCTGGTGGGAATTGGCGATGATTGTGCCGTTACCACTGTCGCAGAAAATCAACATCTGGCCATTACCACTGATACCTTAGTAGGAGGCATCCATTTTTTTGAAAGTGCGCCTGCTAAGTCAGTGGCGTATAAAGCTGTTGCCGTTAATCTGAGCGATTTAGCTGCAATGGGAGCGGAACCGGCGTGGATTAGCCTTTCGCTTTCACTTCCTAAAATTGATGAAAACTGGCTGGCAGATTTTGCCGAAGGATTGTATGAGCTTACCCGATACTACTCTGTGCAGTTAATCGGCGGTGATACGGTACATGGACCCATGGCGATGACAATTACCGCTCAAGGCTTCATACCTCCAGAGAATGCGTTAAAACGCAGTACTGCCAAACCAGGTGACTGGATTTATGTCACAGGCACATTAGGTGACGCTGGTGCAGGACTGGGAATTCTGTCAGGCGAGATTGAGACAACTGCACAAAATCGGGACTATCTGGTCAATCGCCATTATTTTCCAACACCCAGAGTTGCTGTTGGAACGGCTTTGCGTCGAACGGCGAGCTCGTGTATTGATATCTCAGACGGCTTACTTGCGGATCTCGGTCATATTCTTAAAGCGTCTGGTTGCGGTGCAACAGTTCACGTTGACAGACTTCCTCTTTCCAGACAACTAACGGAGTGTTTGGGGGAAGGAAAAGCCCGCGAGTTTGCGCTGACTGCAGGTGATGATTACGAGTTGGCGTTTACTGTCAATGAAGAGCAGCGCGGACATCTGGAAACCTCTTTAAGCAGTACCAATGTTAAGGCTACCTGTATTGGACAGATAACGGGACATTCTGGAAAGCTGGAATTGAAGCTGGAAGATGCTCCTTATCCTATGCCCAGTAAATCAGGGTTCGAGCACGAGTTTTAA
- a CDS encoding phosphatidylglycerophosphatase A family protein — MQPLYRERISMKNPAHFCAVGFGSGLIPFMPGTFGSLAALPLLLAADLLNAWQFATVTTIICLAGIYICGKTAEDMQVHDHGSIVWDEVAGMFVTFLLIPISLPNLAVGFVIFRFYDILKPWPIGMVDKRLHGGIGIMLDDVLAGLMACLTLQLFNMNWPLSLPA, encoded by the coding sequence ATGCAGCCACTATATCGCGAACGGATTTCAATGAAGAATCCGGCGCATTTTTGTGCCGTAGGTTTCGGTAGTGGGTTAATTCCATTTATGCCCGGAACTTTTGGCTCGCTTGCCGCATTACCTTTACTGTTGGCGGCGGATTTACTAAACGCATGGCAATTTGCTACTGTCACTACAATAATATGTCTGGCAGGGATATACATATGCGGTAAAACGGCTGAGGATATGCAAGTTCACGATCACGGCTCCATTGTGTGGGACGAAGTAGCGGGCATGTTTGTAACGTTTTTACTTATTCCCATTAGCTTACCGAATTTAGCTGTAGGATTTGTCATCTTTCGCTTCTACGATATTCTTAAACCTTGGCCAATTGGGATGGTAGACAAACGTTTACATGGCGGGATAGGAATAATGTTAGATGACGTTCTCGCTGGCCTTATGGCTTGCCTGACGTTGCAGTTGTTTAATATGAATTGGCCTTTGTCGCTACCAGCTTGA